CATATAAATAGAGACAGAAAATATATGGATGTAATAAATAAGGGAAGTGTCAAAATCTACCCATTTTTTCGCTTCATAATCTGTCTttttcatcttcaaaaaaaaaaaatctctctttttcttttcttttcttttcttttttttttcgttttgaatGAATAAGGGTTGAAAGGGGCAACAGAAATGGCAACCAACCTTGAGCGTGATCAAAGCAGTTATATACCCGTAGGGGAATGTGCAATAGGGACTAGGGAGGTGCTCATGCCAGGTATTCACTGTACTCAAATCTACGAGTATTACAACCTCACTGGATGCAAGCTGCACAAATGTGACCTCTCTCAAATTGTGCATTTGATTTACGAGAACTACTGCGTACGCACGTGAGTACGAACTCCCGATGGTGTGAAGTCGGGAGtgaaatttcttttttcaaacgaTAGGAGAATACAAGTATAAGGATTACATGAAATTAGCGACTCCACAATCACTATCAGCGTAACCCAACAACTAGTTCCATTATCGGAAAAAACAATCCCAACCCAACTTCAACCAAGATTATGAGAGAAATAATCCAAACAAATACTAAGGGAAGAACACTCACACGCAAGTGGAGAGATTCAAACTCCTTACAATAGTCTATTGAGATACAAGAGCTCTGGTCATCTGAACTAGTCCCAATTGAAATTTCACCCCGCACGACTCGGTTACCACCCTTGGTGGTTTGCCAGAGCATGTCAACCTTCGCCAAACTTGTGCTTCTTGTTAGAGTTGTTAAGCAAACAATAATTTCATCTCTTAAGCATTGTCCAAACcttgttcaaaatttgaagaaaatttttgccttaaaaccaattttttttctttatgatCTCCTCGGATGggactagggctgtaaacgaaccgaatcgagccgaaccctgttaagttcggctcgggttcgttaaggtatgagttcggctcgggttcggctcgagttcgattcgagcctgaataACTTggttcgagttcggctcgttaaaatttttcaaggctcgggttcggctcggttgggttcgttaagatactagtctggctcgagttcggctcggattcggctcgggttcgattcaaACTCGAACATCTTAgctcgagtttggcttgttaaactcaaatgaatcgagccgagcggaatctaagctcgaattgagctcgtcaagactcaggtttgattcggctcagctcattaaactcaagtgaacgcaaactctctcattgatcgtatagaatttgggagaaaaataagtattgaattatatatacaacctttaaattttttacatttacaaatagatccctattgaattattaattaaatttaagtataggttcgcgaacctaaccgagccgaataccgttaggctcaggttcggctcatttacggaacgagcctagaattgaggttcaggttccgttcgtttagtagacgaatcgaactcgaatgaGCTtttaccgaaccgagcctcgaacagctcgcgaatggctcagttcatttataGCCCTAGATGGGACCCAAAAATTTAATGTTGTTTCATTTTATTCTTCTATATATttctattaaaataaaattttataccCGCCACAACTAGCCAAGCAACCAAAGAATAAATTTCGCGTTGTTATTTTAGCTCTAACCATTAACTTGAGATGGTTTTAGATCATTTATAAAATTAAGTTCTTTGAGCAACTCCGTTGTTCAACCTATTTTACCAAGGTCATGGTAATTTTTTTACTCATGACAATGACAGAATGAATCTCCAAAAAGAAATATCAATATCATGGGACCACGGAACGAACAGTATTTTGGTTTAACTAATAAGAATTGGAGATCAAAAGTATCAATTTCAGCATGTTTGGCAAAGACATGCTGCCAAATTAATTTGGTGCAACTAATGGATTTGTCAAAATTTGGCAAGACTTTTGACTCACCAATTGAGCTATTACTTGACATTCACAAGCCTACTATATGTGATGGCATGAACTTGGCACACTAATTATACGGATGCTCTTGTGTAATTAAAGAATTCATATTAACctaacaatatatgcacaaaatctcatatgCTAGTACCGAGTATCAATAATGTGGTCAAACAGCATAAGCTCAATTCAAAAGAAATTGTCTACTACGCAAAATGACATATTTCCGTCAACAGAATTAAAACCTTTAAGAAAATTCTCACCTTGCGTAGttaacaattttttggagatgGAGGGAAcgtaattttatattttcttgGATGAGTTTTCATATTTTAGGCCAATGTTAAACCTACGTATTACTTTACTAATATCCTTTGTAAGAAATTGTGGTGAATTGGTTGAGACGAAACCTTTTGAAGACATGCTCTTCTTTAGGATAATATAATGAGATTCTCTATCCTAGTTTTGGATTTGAAGGAAGATTTTTTTGATTAACAGGATTAttcatttaatttcttttgtcaaTATTTATACATCAGTGGGATGTTAGTAAGTTAGTTTATAGGGAATTTCAGAGGCTATTCATAACCTAAAATCTCAAACGCCCATGATGAGACTCGAATCCTGACCTCCCACAAAGAAAGGGCATGAGTTATCAAGTGGAACAGGAGCCCATTGGTTATTCATTTGTTTTAACGTGGCATTGAGTTATTTACTATAACTAGTCGCACACGAATGCTTGAATTTGTCTCTTCATCGCAAAGCAGGGCCAGCCTGCCTCCCCAGTTACAAAGAGGCAAATACGGTGAACCCATAAAAGGCTGCGACCTTGAGTCAAATCATGTGGGATTGAACGGTCCAAAAGCCGAAGTGGTTGGACCGATTTGACCCATTAGCCATCGCGAAGCGGACAATATTTTAGTACTCCTTAAAAATcctaatttaattattctttttgaaagtttgtgccattttttaattaattatattttacaatttatcatatttttatataattttaaaaatattgtattatagaactaatcaagatctatcaaacaaaatccacattcgatataaaattcattatgaaTTTAAAGATATACGGAGTAACTtgttttttagccggttagaagaGAACAAAGGACAACTAAATTGAGACGAAGGAAGTACTATATAATCCATTTCGTGGTCTACGGCGACTCCGGTCAGTGGCGGTGCGGTTAGAGAGTTGTCGCCCAGACGAAACCTTCGCGTTAGATTTCAAATGGACCTCGAATCACCCTTTGACCTGTGTGGGGCCGTGAAGCCAGCCGGGGTTTGATTTTAACCACGTGCGAACTCTCCTCCGtcctactactactactacttttttgGTAAAAATTGTATTCCGTCACATTTGCCCGAGACTATTGTCTTTGTTTGTCATTTTACCATTATCTGTAATGAATCTCACTGCACTTGTGATTACCCCCAATGAAGGACTATAGGGACTCAAAGGCCTTGACCGACGATTGTCCACCACTGAATCAACTCTTCTTGGTACTCTCCTCCATCCTCCTCTTGATTGTTAGGGATCCGCAGCTCTGCACAATCCTTCATGGTGTTTTGGCCCAATAAATATTTCTTGATtattttattgtctttatttaatttttttgctcttCTGTTAGTTTGCGTGATTGTCacatttattttataaattattggtTCATTCGAAagaggaattttaaaagcaaactATTATAATTCCATTTGCAATTCGGATGCCTCTGTTGAGGCCCTCTAGAAGACTTAGTAGTCGGGGACAGAGCCAGAAATCTTACTATACAGGGGAGACCATGTATGCAagataaacaataaaaaataaacatgcaTAACTACTTATACTTAAATACATTGGAactcaaaaaagtacaaaatagcAACACCCCATACTTAATTacgttttttaataaattaacaGATTGTAAGAATGGTAAAGACTTGCTTCAGCCTGTCTAGAAAAACAAGTCATCTTCAATTGCACTCGACACTCTTTCATGTCATTAAAAACATTGATAATAAAATCGGCATTAAACCCCTACACAATATTCTTCTCTATGTAAATGGTCTAAAAACTTGCTAAAAGTTCATTTTGGAGTCTAGTCTTCAAATATTTCATAACTACAACTTAGATTTCACCAAAGATTACTTAGGGTTCACAAAATCTCTTCTCATCTATTTGTTATTTTCTCGAAATTGCCTTCAAAGTCTTGACGATGTGGGAtttttgtggagagagagagagagagagagagagagagagagaagtcttGTGCCATGGAGATTTTAGGTCAGAGAGAAGAAAACGTCTGAAACCTTCTTAACGATTGGAGATTTTTGTGGAAGAAAAACTGAGAGTTTATTAATGGAGTACTAACAAATTCACAATATTAACcctcaaattttatgttttgttagTATATTTTAACCCGTAGCCTTTAAATTTTAATGTTGGTATATACTTTAGATTTTAATGTTAGTATCCTTCTATTTAAAAAGTTAGTACTACTAAATTACTCCATGCAATTCCCAAACTATGTTTTGACTTTTGTTGTTTAACGAACTTCTAAGCATGAAACGGCATGAAAAGAATAAACTCGCCCAAGAAACAGGAATCACTCTTGTATCTGCGGGAAACATCAATACCAGAAGCCTTAAACACATCCAAAAACACACTTGTGCAAATTAAAGGCAGCAACTTCCACTTTCCcgggaaaataaataaaatatggtTTCAATTGCCCTTTAGAAAATCACTTTACAAACTGAGCCGAGCCAAGTTGTAAAAATCTCCAGGCTCCCACTTCCAAGTTGGAACcctcctctctatctctctagatTCTAAACCAACCTCTTTCACCACTACGGAgtagtatttacaaaaaataaactaaaagaaTCAAATAATATCTCATGGTCAAATACTGTACTAATATCTgccccccaaaaaaatcttCTGAATATTCCCAATCTAAACGACTACCTCACTGCAACCCAACCCTCCGAAACAGACCAATCTGGCCTCCCCTCCGTCGCCAACTGCCGCAGCCTCTCTGCCCGCGACGAAGCCGACGCCAAGTTTGATTCACTTGAAGACGACCACGCGTCGGTTTCCCAAGAATACTCGCGTGAGGGCAAAGAAGTAGTAATTGAACAAGGCGACTCCCAACCGGGAAAATCGAACGGCCCCGTAGGCGATCCCGAAGTGGAAGGCTCACACTTGTCGTCCAATGGAACAGTGTGATCGTCATCATCATGATCTTGATCAACCACAAACGGATGGTTCGAAAGCATCTCAGCCGTCCATCTCATCGCAGGGTCCCTCACAAAGCACTTCTCCAGAAAATCTTTCCCCTCGGCCGACATGTTCCCCGGAATATCCGGAATTTGATCGCCCACCCCAATCCTCATCATTAGCTTGCAAACGTCATCATCCGGCGAGCACCGCCACGCCGGAGCTCCGGTGACCATCTCCGCCACCAAGCACCCCAACCCCCAAACGTCCGCCGGCGGTTCAATCTCGCCGGCGGAAACGGTCTCCGGCGCCATGTACAGCGGCGTCCCTCTCATCTCGAACCCGACTCTCTCTCCGGCTCTCTTCGCAAGCCCGAAGTCGGCTATCTTCGCGACGTCGTTTTGATTGCCAGAACAGAGGAGGATGTTCTGAAGCTTCACATCGCAGTGAACAAATCCATTCTTGTGAATGTAACAAAGCCCTCTCAACACCGACCGAGTGTATCGCTGGACTTCGGATTCCGGCAACCGGCGGTCACCGGAATTCTTGACTCTCTCGGCCAAACTGCCGCCCGAAGCGTACTCCAACAGCAGATTAAACAGCTTCTCGCCGCTTTCGAAGCTGGAATCGCCGCCGAAGCACCGGATGATTTGCGGGCAATCGCTAAGCTGTTCCAACACGGATTTCTCGTTCATGAGGGAAGCAGAGCGTGACGACCCACATGACTTCACGGCCATCAGTTGAGGAAACCGAGTGCCCTGTTTTCTGGGTTTTGCTAGATTTACAGACCCAAAGCTTCCACGGCCGACTGCTTCACCACGAACCCACTCCATGGCCATGGGGAGgatctaatttttttctttttctttttagggtttcttcctttgtggttggttctgtgtctctctctctagaagtatggaagagacagagagagaggaggaaatagAGTTGGAATTAAGTTGGGCATGTGGGATCTTGCTATATATATAggatttgattttttggtttatttatttGGTGGCGATGGGGATGGGGGATGGTGCAGTGTGTGTGGATGGTTTTGGTTAGGAGGAATTTTTGATTTCATAATTGGAGCACGTGATAGTggaggatatatatatacatacggAGTATTTGTTTCCAAAAATGAGCAGCGTACCGAACCGTGTTCAAGGAAGGAAAACGTGGTGGATATAGCGTGCGAAATATTTTACTATTACTCCTACGACGAAGATTTTTTTGTTCAAGGAAAGACCCACGAGGCTTCGGCATTACTAAATGATGGGAGATGCTGCGCTTGGCAACGGTGACGAGGAGCCGTCGGATTGTTCAATTCGGCAAAAACGGCTTGAATCTAATTTGAATGGATAAAAATTCAAGCCGTCCATTACTCGAATTAAAATTCGAACTGTCGATTGTCGAAATGAAATGCTGAATTGACCGCTCGACATCACTGTCAAGCGAAGTGCTTGGCAGCATTCCTgggagcatctccaatgcaaATATGCAACCCTCTAAACCACATTTTGCCCTCCAAAatgcttttttttaaattatgaatTCCTCCGATTTGGAGAAAAATAGTGCTTGAACCCGCCCTCtatttgagaaaattttatttgcaaccTTTATATTTCGAGGACAAAAAATGTTCATACTTCATATTTGAAggaattgacaaaaaaaaaacggagaGAGTGTTTTAGAGGAtggattttgaaagaattgagggggaaaaaaagtgttttagatGATGGATTGGAGCAAACCTGTCCTCCAAAATACTTACATTTCTAGAAAGCAAAAAGGTATTTTGAgtaagggcaaaaaaaaatccaaatggaTTATTTATCCAAAACACCCTAAATTAATCAACCATTGTTTTTTAAGGAATTATTCGATCAGTCTACGCGTATCTCAGTTAATTATACGAATACCAATTTCTTGGCTCTTTCCGTAGGGTAATACTAGATCGCAAAGCTCTGTATAAACTAACTAAGGCTTAAAAAGCACCCGTTTGATTTCAAATCTAAGATCTGAGAAGTAAATCCCTAAATCTACTACTTGAACACCTGACTGAATTTCCAGTGTTATGTTAATTAAAGAATGCTTCAATTAACTTTGGGTTAGGCAATTCTTTCGAGTCTGAAAATAAGATTAGATTGATGATTAACATTTGTATTGAAAGGAATTAATAAACTATGAAACAtaatttaattatatttttctgGAAAATAGTCTGTCtaaattcaatttttcaagACAAATCTATGAGATGTATCAATCTATCTTATATTGCATGATAAACTCATAGTTCACATGGTCCATgctctcttcttttttgaaagagaataCAATGAATTAAGAAAAATCTACCTTGCGTGCGTTTTACTCCAATCCTATCAAACTTGCTCCTTTTTACCCCAATCTTCCTTTTTAATTAGTGatctcttcctttttctcttttatcccTTCAGTCTTTCAAAAATGTTCgtacttttttatttaaaataaataaatatgaaccccttttttttggtaacaaaaCTCACATTTCATCACATTTCGTTGCGAATGGGTACCTCTTTCGTCACCAAATCTAagactaattaaaaaaaattatattgttaaaaaataaaataacacaTTATGTATATAAAGTATCCATATAATGCGttgattaattaaatttttaccGTAAAATGGTACTACTAATATATAATAAATTTAGCAAAAGTATCAATGAAATGTTGTGTGGCCTAGCGGGAAGAGTGATAGTTTGGGAATTAGAGAGGTTTTGGTGGATTCGAGTCCCAGTTGGAGCGCTTCCGATAAGTCGAATGTTGTTTTTCTACTTTGATCGCTTTTAGTGACCCCATACCCTTCTTCGCTAatacctttggtgacaaaatctGATTCTTTAGCGACGAAATCATTTCGTCACCCCttgtaatttttcttgcaataaataaataaataaatatatatatatcaaacgATATTAAATCACAAAGAATGTTTACACGactgaacagttcggatcatcaacCTATATATGCCTCTCCTAAATACCACCACACCTTACTCATCGAGGGTTTTTGACGTCTAACCAAAGGCATTGCTTTCCCACTTATCATTGTTTCTATTAACTTTTGAATCACAACACATTTATGCAAGAAGTTGACTTGTATGTAACAACATGATTATGATTTTTCAGTTCCGAAAGCAAAATACTAACTCCAAAACGTCACCATGAAGCTAAGAAATTAAGCACCAGCTTGTCACAATTAGTTTGGGCAAGATCTAGACGGCCATATGCTTTAATCTTCTAATGCACACAAAATCTTAATTCTCTAT
This DNA window, taken from Rhododendron vialii isolate Sample 1 chromosome 8a, ASM3025357v1, encodes the following:
- the LOC131336545 gene encoding mitogen-activated protein kinase kinase kinase 20-like, producing MAMEWVRGEAVGRGSFGSVNLAKPRKQGTRFPQLMAVKSCGSSRSASLMNEKSVLEQLSDCPQIIRCFGGDSSFESGEKLFNLLLEYASGGSLAERVKNSGDRRLPESEVQRYTRSVLRGLCYIHKNGFVHCDVKLQNILLCSGNQNDVAKIADFGLAKRAGERVGFEMRGTPLYMAPETVSAGEIEPPADVWGLGCLVAEMVTGAPAWRCSPDDDVCKLMMRIGVGDQIPDIPGNMSAEGKDFLEKCFVRDPAMRWTAEMLSNHPFVVDQDHDDDDHTVPLDDKCEPSTSGSPTGPFDFPGWESPCSITTSLPSREYSWETDAWSSSSESNLASASSRAERLRQLATEGRPDWSVSEGWVAVR